In Hevea brasiliensis isolate MT/VB/25A 57/8 chromosome 13, ASM3005281v1, whole genome shotgun sequence, a single genomic region encodes these proteins:
- the LOC110655050 gene encoding G-type lectin S-receptor-like serine/threonine-protein kinase At1g11410 isoform X2, with protein sequence MDFRKLFLHSSLLVLHFAFSSSRDTITINQTLHDGDFLISRENNFALGFFSPGSSSFRYLGIWYHKVREQTVVWVANRDDPINGSSGVLSIDQYGNLFLHSYHNQKAPVWTANVSVEVTDYCVAQLLDTGNLILVRDKSKSTVWESFDHPTDTMLPGMKLRLNRTTGMDRFPVSWRSADDPGTGNFSLQINPKGSPQVFIYWGIKYIWRSIAWPLKSYADISNVSFVNNQNETYVVYSVSDASVILRVILDYSGLLKKLIWHEKDGKWNEFWSVPKSPCDPYGHCGTYGICDPEFLSRRFECDCLPGYERKSPRDWHILKDASGGCVRKRLESTSLCGHGEGFVKVANVKVPDTSAAVWVSTNMSPRDCEKNCSRNCSCSAYASIDIAGKETGCLTWYGKLMDTVQNKEEGYDIYVRVDAVELAWFVIILFTYLWLKKKKKRVRNKWSKRWLDTIGNAYYKETSVENQVEGSMSHPEIAFFNLSTVLAATNSFSPANKLGQGGFGAVYKGKLSNGKEVAVKRLLKDSGQGIDEFKNEVLLIAKLQHQNLVKLIGCCIQGEEPMLVYEYMPNKSLDYFLFNETRRSILDWRKRFDIIVGIARGILYIHQDSRLRIIHRDLKTSNILLDEEMNPKISDFGLARIFKGDQTHEKTNRIVGTFGYMSPEYVVFGKFSTKSDVFSFGIILLEIVAGKKNNSFCQEDSYPSMIGKIWHLWREERAWEIVDSLLKHSCSPDEVLRCIQIGLLCVQEDEMERPTMSAVVLMLNSEISLPSPKQSAFAFRKSNIISSSSLEPKEGFSSVDEETITEVVCR encoded by the exons ATGGATTTTCGAAAGTTGTTCCTGCATTCTTCTCTTCTAGTCCTCCATTTCGCATTTTCTTCTTCCAGAGACACCATAACTATAAACCAAACCCTTCATGATGGTGACTTTCTGATCTCTAGAGAAAATAATTTTGCATTAGGATTCTTTAGCCCCGGAAGTTCCAGTTTTAGATATCTTGGAATCTGGTACCATAAAGTCCGAGAGCAAACTGTGGTGTGGGTAGCAAATAGGGATGATCCAATCAATGGTTCGTCGGGAGTTCTATCAATTGACCAATATGGAAATCTCTTTCTCCATAGCTACCACAACCAGAAAGCTCCTGTGTGGACTGCAAATGTCTCAGTGGAGGTTACAGATTATTGTGTAGCTCAGCTCTTGGATACAGGAAATTTGATTTTGGTCCGCGATAAAAGTAAAAGTACTGTGTGGGAAAGCTTTGACCATCCTACGGATACTATGCTGCCAGGAATGAAACTTAGGTTGAACCGAACGACAGGCATGGACCGGTTCCCGGTATCTTGGAGATCAGCAGATGACCCTGGAACTGGAAACTTCTCACTTCAGATCAACCCAAAAGGATCACCACAGGTCTTTATCTACTGGGGTATAAAATATATTTGGCGAAGCATTGCATGGCCCTTGAAAAGTTATGCAGATATATCCAATGTTAGTTTTGTCAATAATCAAAATGAGACATATGTGGTCTACTCTGTTTCTGATGCTTCTGTTATCCTAAGGGTAATTTTGGACTATTCAGGACTTCTTAAGAAACTAATTTGGCATGAAAAAGATGGCAAATGGAATGAATTCTGGTCGGTACCAAAATCTCCGTGTGATCCATATGGGCATTGTGGTACCTATGGAATATGTGATCCTGAATTTCTTAGTCGAAGATTTGAATGTGATTGTTTACCGGGGTATGAACGCAAGTCCCCAAGGGACTGGCATATTCTAAAAGATGCATCAGGGGGGTGTGTCAGGAAGCGGCTAGAGTCTACCTCATTATGTGGGCATGGAGAAGGATTTGTGAAAGTGGCAAATGTTAAAGTACCTGACACTTCAGCAGCAGTTTGGGTGAGCACGAATATGAGTCCAAGGGACTGTGAAAAGAATTGCAGCAGGAATTGTTCATGCTCTGCATATGCAAGCATAGATATTGCTGGGAAGGAGACTGGCTGTTTGACATGGTATGGCAAATTGATGGACACTGTGCAAAATAAGGAAGAGGGATATGATATTTATGTTCGTGTTGATGCAGTCGAATTAG CTTGGTTTGTCATCATCTTATTTACATATTTGTGgctcaagaagaagaagaaaaggg TGAGGAACAAATGGAGCAAAAGATGGCTTGATACAATTGGCAACGCATACTACAAGGAAACTTCAGTGGAAAATCAAGTCGAAGGTAGCATGAGTCATCCAGAGATTGCTTTTTTCAATCTGAGCACTGTACTTGCTGCAACTAACAGTTTCTCTCCAGCTAACAAACTAGGGCAAGGTGGTTTTGGTGCGGTTTATAAG GGTAAATTGTCTAATGGAAAGGAAGTTGCTGTGAAAAGACTTTTGAAAGATTCAGGGCAAGGAATAGATGAATTTAAAAATGAAGTGTTGCTGATTGCAAAACTTCAACATCAGAATCTGGTGAAACTCATAGGATGCTGCATTCAGGGAGAGGAACCAATGCTAGTTTATGAATACATGCCAAACAAAAGCTTGGACTACTTTCTTTTCA ATGAAACAAGAAGGTCAATCTTGGATTGGAGAAAACGCTTCGATATTATCGTTGGGATTGCTCGTGGAATCTTATATATTCACCAAGATTCTAGGCTGAGAATTATCCATAGAGATCTAAAAACTAGCAACATTCTATTGGATGAAGAAATGAATCCAAAAATTTCGGATTTTGGCCTAGCTAGAATCTTCAAAGGCGACCAAACTCATGAGAAGACAAACAGAATAGTTGGAACATT TGGGTACATGTCTCCAGAATACGTGGTATTTGGAAAGTTTTCAACGAAATCTGATGTCTTTAGTTTTGGCATCATATTATTAGAGATCGTTGCAGGGAAAAAGAACAATAGCTTTTGTCAAGAGGATTCTTACCCAAGCATGATAGGAAAA ATATGGCATTTATGGAGAGAAGAGAGAGCATGGGAGATTGTTGATTCATTACTAAAGCATTCTTGTTCTCCTGATGAAGTATTGAGATGCATCCAAATTGGGCTCTTATGTGTGCAAGAAGATGAAATGGAAAGACCGACTATGTCAGCTGTCGTTCTAATGTTAAATAGCGAAATTAGTCTTCCTTCTCCTAAGCAATCTGCATTCGCTTTCAGAAAGTCTAATATTATTAGTTCCAGCTCATTAGAACCAAAAGAAGGATTTTCTTCTGTGGATGAGGAGACAATTACTGAGGTTGTATGTCGTTGA
- the LOC110655050 gene encoding G-type lectin S-receptor-like serine/threonine-protein kinase At1g11410 isoform X1, whose product MDFRKLFLHSSLLVLHFAFSSSRDTITINQTLHDGDFLISRENNFALGFFSPGSSSFRYLGIWYHKVREQTVVWVANRDDPINGSSGVLSIDQYGNLFLHSYHNQKAPVWTANVSVEVTDYCVAQLLDTGNLILVRDKSKSTVWESFDHPTDTMLPGMKLRLNRTTGMDRFPVSWRSADDPGTGNFSLQINPKGSPQVFIYWGIKYIWRSIAWPLKSYADISNVSFVNNQNETYVVYSVSDASVILRVILDYSGLLKKLIWHEKDGKWNEFWSVPKSPCDPYGHCGTYGICDPEFLSRRFECDCLPGYERKSPRDWHILKDASGGCVRKRLESTSLCGHGEGFVKVANVKVPDTSAAVWVSTNMSPRDCEKNCSRNCSCSAYASIDIAGKETGCLTWYGKLMDTVQNKEEGYDIYVRVDAVELAEIAQKWNGFLKRKDMLAILVISVVSAWFVIILFTYLWLKKKKKRVRNKWSKRWLDTIGNAYYKETSVENQVEGSMSHPEIAFFNLSTVLAATNSFSPANKLGQGGFGAVYKGKLSNGKEVAVKRLLKDSGQGIDEFKNEVLLIAKLQHQNLVKLIGCCIQGEEPMLVYEYMPNKSLDYFLFNETRRSILDWRKRFDIIVGIARGILYIHQDSRLRIIHRDLKTSNILLDEEMNPKISDFGLARIFKGDQTHEKTNRIVGTFGYMSPEYVVFGKFSTKSDVFSFGIILLEIVAGKKNNSFCQEDSYPSMIGKIWHLWREERAWEIVDSLLKHSCSPDEVLRCIQIGLLCVQEDEMERPTMSAVVLMLNSEISLPSPKQSAFAFRKSNIISSSSLEPKEGFSSVDEETITEVVCR is encoded by the exons ATGGATTTTCGAAAGTTGTTCCTGCATTCTTCTCTTCTAGTCCTCCATTTCGCATTTTCTTCTTCCAGAGACACCATAACTATAAACCAAACCCTTCATGATGGTGACTTTCTGATCTCTAGAGAAAATAATTTTGCATTAGGATTCTTTAGCCCCGGAAGTTCCAGTTTTAGATATCTTGGAATCTGGTACCATAAAGTCCGAGAGCAAACTGTGGTGTGGGTAGCAAATAGGGATGATCCAATCAATGGTTCGTCGGGAGTTCTATCAATTGACCAATATGGAAATCTCTTTCTCCATAGCTACCACAACCAGAAAGCTCCTGTGTGGACTGCAAATGTCTCAGTGGAGGTTACAGATTATTGTGTAGCTCAGCTCTTGGATACAGGAAATTTGATTTTGGTCCGCGATAAAAGTAAAAGTACTGTGTGGGAAAGCTTTGACCATCCTACGGATACTATGCTGCCAGGAATGAAACTTAGGTTGAACCGAACGACAGGCATGGACCGGTTCCCGGTATCTTGGAGATCAGCAGATGACCCTGGAACTGGAAACTTCTCACTTCAGATCAACCCAAAAGGATCACCACAGGTCTTTATCTACTGGGGTATAAAATATATTTGGCGAAGCATTGCATGGCCCTTGAAAAGTTATGCAGATATATCCAATGTTAGTTTTGTCAATAATCAAAATGAGACATATGTGGTCTACTCTGTTTCTGATGCTTCTGTTATCCTAAGGGTAATTTTGGACTATTCAGGACTTCTTAAGAAACTAATTTGGCATGAAAAAGATGGCAAATGGAATGAATTCTGGTCGGTACCAAAATCTCCGTGTGATCCATATGGGCATTGTGGTACCTATGGAATATGTGATCCTGAATTTCTTAGTCGAAGATTTGAATGTGATTGTTTACCGGGGTATGAACGCAAGTCCCCAAGGGACTGGCATATTCTAAAAGATGCATCAGGGGGGTGTGTCAGGAAGCGGCTAGAGTCTACCTCATTATGTGGGCATGGAGAAGGATTTGTGAAAGTGGCAAATGTTAAAGTACCTGACACTTCAGCAGCAGTTTGGGTGAGCACGAATATGAGTCCAAGGGACTGTGAAAAGAATTGCAGCAGGAATTGTTCATGCTCTGCATATGCAAGCATAGATATTGCTGGGAAGGAGACTGGCTGTTTGACATGGTATGGCAAATTGATGGACACTGTGCAAAATAAGGAAGAGGGATATGATATTTATGTTCGTGTTGATGCAGTCGAATTAG CCGAAATCGCCCAAAAATGGAATGGTTTTCTTAAAAGGAAGGATATGTTAGCCATTTTAGTAATATCTGTTGTTTCAGCTTGGTTTGTCATCATCTTATTTACATATTTGTGgctcaagaagaagaagaaaaggg TGAGGAACAAATGGAGCAAAAGATGGCTTGATACAATTGGCAACGCATACTACAAGGAAACTTCAGTGGAAAATCAAGTCGAAGGTAGCATGAGTCATCCAGAGATTGCTTTTTTCAATCTGAGCACTGTACTTGCTGCAACTAACAGTTTCTCTCCAGCTAACAAACTAGGGCAAGGTGGTTTTGGTGCGGTTTATAAG GGTAAATTGTCTAATGGAAAGGAAGTTGCTGTGAAAAGACTTTTGAAAGATTCAGGGCAAGGAATAGATGAATTTAAAAATGAAGTGTTGCTGATTGCAAAACTTCAACATCAGAATCTGGTGAAACTCATAGGATGCTGCATTCAGGGAGAGGAACCAATGCTAGTTTATGAATACATGCCAAACAAAAGCTTGGACTACTTTCTTTTCA ATGAAACAAGAAGGTCAATCTTGGATTGGAGAAAACGCTTCGATATTATCGTTGGGATTGCTCGTGGAATCTTATATATTCACCAAGATTCTAGGCTGAGAATTATCCATAGAGATCTAAAAACTAGCAACATTCTATTGGATGAAGAAATGAATCCAAAAATTTCGGATTTTGGCCTAGCTAGAATCTTCAAAGGCGACCAAACTCATGAGAAGACAAACAGAATAGTTGGAACATT TGGGTACATGTCTCCAGAATACGTGGTATTTGGAAAGTTTTCAACGAAATCTGATGTCTTTAGTTTTGGCATCATATTATTAGAGATCGTTGCAGGGAAAAAGAACAATAGCTTTTGTCAAGAGGATTCTTACCCAAGCATGATAGGAAAA ATATGGCATTTATGGAGAGAAGAGAGAGCATGGGAGATTGTTGATTCATTACTAAAGCATTCTTGTTCTCCTGATGAAGTATTGAGATGCATCCAAATTGGGCTCTTATGTGTGCAAGAAGATGAAATGGAAAGACCGACTATGTCAGCTGTCGTTCTAATGTTAAATAGCGAAATTAGTCTTCCTTCTCCTAAGCAATCTGCATTCGCTTTCAGAAAGTCTAATATTATTAGTTCCAGCTCATTAGAACCAAAAGAAGGATTTTCTTCTGTGGATGAGGAGACAATTACTGAGGTTGTATGTCGTTGA
- the LOC110655050 gene encoding G-type lectin S-receptor-like serine/threonine-protein kinase At1g11410 isoform X3: MDFRKLFLHSSLLVLHFAFSSSRDTITINQTLHDGDFLISRENNFALGFFSPGSSSFRYLGIWYHKVREQTVVWVANRDDPINGSSGVLSIDQYGNLFLHSYHNQKAPVWTANVSVEVTDYCVAQLLDTGNLILVRDKSKSTVWESFDHPTDTMLPGMKLRLNRTTGMDRFPVSWRSADDPGTGNFSLQINPKGSPQVFIYWGIKYIWRSIAWPLKSYADISNVSFVNNQNETYVVYSVSDASVILRVILDYSGLLKKLIWHEKDGKWNEFWSVPKSPCDPYGHCGTYGICDPEFLSRRFECDCLPGYERKSPRDWHILKDASGGCVRKRLESTSLCGHGEGFVKVANVKVPDTSAAVWVSTNMSPRDCEKNCSRNCSCSAYASIDIAGKETGCLTWYGKLMDTVQNKEEGYDIYVRVDAVELVRNKWSKRWLDTIGNAYYKETSVENQVEGSMSHPEIAFFNLSTVLAATNSFSPANKLGQGGFGAVYKGKLSNGKEVAVKRLLKDSGQGIDEFKNEVLLIAKLQHQNLVKLIGCCIQGEEPMLVYEYMPNKSLDYFLFNETRRSILDWRKRFDIIVGIARGILYIHQDSRLRIIHRDLKTSNILLDEEMNPKISDFGLARIFKGDQTHEKTNRIVGTFGYMSPEYVVFGKFSTKSDVFSFGIILLEIVAGKKNNSFCQEDSYPSMIGKIWHLWREERAWEIVDSLLKHSCSPDEVLRCIQIGLLCVQEDEMERPTMSAVVLMLNSEISLPSPKQSAFAFRKSNIISSSSLEPKEGFSSVDEETITEVVCR, encoded by the exons ATGGATTTTCGAAAGTTGTTCCTGCATTCTTCTCTTCTAGTCCTCCATTTCGCATTTTCTTCTTCCAGAGACACCATAACTATAAACCAAACCCTTCATGATGGTGACTTTCTGATCTCTAGAGAAAATAATTTTGCATTAGGATTCTTTAGCCCCGGAAGTTCCAGTTTTAGATATCTTGGAATCTGGTACCATAAAGTCCGAGAGCAAACTGTGGTGTGGGTAGCAAATAGGGATGATCCAATCAATGGTTCGTCGGGAGTTCTATCAATTGACCAATATGGAAATCTCTTTCTCCATAGCTACCACAACCAGAAAGCTCCTGTGTGGACTGCAAATGTCTCAGTGGAGGTTACAGATTATTGTGTAGCTCAGCTCTTGGATACAGGAAATTTGATTTTGGTCCGCGATAAAAGTAAAAGTACTGTGTGGGAAAGCTTTGACCATCCTACGGATACTATGCTGCCAGGAATGAAACTTAGGTTGAACCGAACGACAGGCATGGACCGGTTCCCGGTATCTTGGAGATCAGCAGATGACCCTGGAACTGGAAACTTCTCACTTCAGATCAACCCAAAAGGATCACCACAGGTCTTTATCTACTGGGGTATAAAATATATTTGGCGAAGCATTGCATGGCCCTTGAAAAGTTATGCAGATATATCCAATGTTAGTTTTGTCAATAATCAAAATGAGACATATGTGGTCTACTCTGTTTCTGATGCTTCTGTTATCCTAAGGGTAATTTTGGACTATTCAGGACTTCTTAAGAAACTAATTTGGCATGAAAAAGATGGCAAATGGAATGAATTCTGGTCGGTACCAAAATCTCCGTGTGATCCATATGGGCATTGTGGTACCTATGGAATATGTGATCCTGAATTTCTTAGTCGAAGATTTGAATGTGATTGTTTACCGGGGTATGAACGCAAGTCCCCAAGGGACTGGCATATTCTAAAAGATGCATCAGGGGGGTGTGTCAGGAAGCGGCTAGAGTCTACCTCATTATGTGGGCATGGAGAAGGATTTGTGAAAGTGGCAAATGTTAAAGTACCTGACACTTCAGCAGCAGTTTGGGTGAGCACGAATATGAGTCCAAGGGACTGTGAAAAGAATTGCAGCAGGAATTGTTCATGCTCTGCATATGCAAGCATAGATATTGCTGGGAAGGAGACTGGCTGTTTGACATGGTATGGCAAATTGATGGACACTGTGCAAAATAAGGAAGAGGGATATGATATTTATGTTCGTGTTGATGCAGTCGAATTAG TGAGGAACAAATGGAGCAAAAGATGGCTTGATACAATTGGCAACGCATACTACAAGGAAACTTCAGTGGAAAATCAAGTCGAAGGTAGCATGAGTCATCCAGAGATTGCTTTTTTCAATCTGAGCACTGTACTTGCTGCAACTAACAGTTTCTCTCCAGCTAACAAACTAGGGCAAGGTGGTTTTGGTGCGGTTTATAAG GGTAAATTGTCTAATGGAAAGGAAGTTGCTGTGAAAAGACTTTTGAAAGATTCAGGGCAAGGAATAGATGAATTTAAAAATGAAGTGTTGCTGATTGCAAAACTTCAACATCAGAATCTGGTGAAACTCATAGGATGCTGCATTCAGGGAGAGGAACCAATGCTAGTTTATGAATACATGCCAAACAAAAGCTTGGACTACTTTCTTTTCA ATGAAACAAGAAGGTCAATCTTGGATTGGAGAAAACGCTTCGATATTATCGTTGGGATTGCTCGTGGAATCTTATATATTCACCAAGATTCTAGGCTGAGAATTATCCATAGAGATCTAAAAACTAGCAACATTCTATTGGATGAAGAAATGAATCCAAAAATTTCGGATTTTGGCCTAGCTAGAATCTTCAAAGGCGACCAAACTCATGAGAAGACAAACAGAATAGTTGGAACATT TGGGTACATGTCTCCAGAATACGTGGTATTTGGAAAGTTTTCAACGAAATCTGATGTCTTTAGTTTTGGCATCATATTATTAGAGATCGTTGCAGGGAAAAAGAACAATAGCTTTTGTCAAGAGGATTCTTACCCAAGCATGATAGGAAAA ATATGGCATTTATGGAGAGAAGAGAGAGCATGGGAGATTGTTGATTCATTACTAAAGCATTCTTGTTCTCCTGATGAAGTATTGAGATGCATCCAAATTGGGCTCTTATGTGTGCAAGAAGATGAAATGGAAAGACCGACTATGTCAGCTGTCGTTCTAATGTTAAATAGCGAAATTAGTCTTCCTTCTCCTAAGCAATCTGCATTCGCTTTCAGAAAGTCTAATATTATTAGTTCCAGCTCATTAGAACCAAAAGAAGGATTTTCTTCTGTGGATGAGGAGACAATTACTGAGGTTGTATGTCGTTGA